The Rattus norvegicus strain BN/NHsdMcwi chromosome 9, GRCr8, whole genome shotgun sequence genome contains the following window.
GGGATGGCAGACAAGACTACCACTCTTCCCTGTCTTGACCCTTTGTCCTCCCAGTCTGCAGAACTCTACCCTGGAGTCTGACCCTGCAGTCCTCAGCACCCTGGTCACCAAGATCCTGGTGCTGTTAGCCTTGCTCCCCAGATGCATGGAAGGCGTTAGTCTTGGAGCAAATGGTGCAGACAGCAGCTTCTGTCACAGAGGCTCAGAGCAGAAATCAGCTGGAGATCAgaggtaagaaaaaaaatatattgataGCCATggactggtaagatggctcagtggttaaggacaccgGCTACTcttcagaagtcctgagttcagttcccagcaaccgcatggtggttcacaaccattccTAAGGGGATCTGAGGAATCTCAgatctctgtctgcctcttctgGCATGTAAGTGCACATGCAGACAGGGCactcctttatttaaaaaatgcataaataaatttttaagaaagTTTTAGCCAGTGGAGcaggcctttaatttcagcacttgggaggcagaagtagacagatctctgagtttgaggccagcctagtctagtgaattccaggacagccaaaataaataaataaataaaagatagatagatagatagatagatagatagatagatagatagagattgcCTTTCAAGTCCGAGGCATCCTCCTGCAGACCACATATCTGCCTCAGTCTTTGAGAACAGACCTGTGGGCAGGTGTTTCCTCCACACTTCTACCCACCCCCCCCACAACCAGAaagtgacaacacacacacacacacacacacacatacgcacgcacacacacacacacactgcccaccTCTTCAGGAACACACAAGTCCAGGAGTGCCTGTAGCTACATCCTAAGTTCTGAATGAGGAGGTGGTAGCCACAGGAAGAATCCTTTCTCTGGTGTCTTAGCACAGCAGCCCACTCCCAGGGGTCCTGCCCAGTTCTGCACTCCTATGAGGCTATTCTATCTTTTTCTCTCCAACACATGTGGTCTCTGTATTAGACCTTTAAGCCTCTGACCTTGTCATCTTTTCTCTCCTGCTCCCTGATTGTCACTCTTTTTTTCATTCATCTCAGAGGCTTGTCCTGTTTGGGGGCCCATGAGTGCAGTacctgctgaggccagaagagggcatcagatcctctggagctggaattgtgagccaccacaggaatgctggaaaccaaaccccaGTCCTAGgcaagagcagcaactgctctcaagcactgagctgtctctctgacCCCACTGTGTTCATGAGATGggggtctcgtgtagcccaggctggctttaaacttgctatgtaaatgAGGTCtctcttgaattcctgatcatcctgcctcagttGGGACCATAGACCAGATCCATGCTAAGCCTTCATCGATCCTTTCTGAAACAAGGCTTCAAACCCCACTCGAGCTTTCCTACACCAGTGTTTACTACATCTGCTGTCTGCCTTTCATTTCTCAGATGGTTCCTTTTCACAGCATGCCTGCTTGGTTTAGAAAATACAGCATATTTTCTTTGGCAACATTAAAACCTTAACTCTTttgcttgggttttgttttgttttgttttgtttttgaggcagggtttcatgtTGCTCAGACTAGACCTGAACTCCCTACAAAGGCAATTTTGACCTTGACCTTGAGGTGACAACCTGTGCTCCAGACCTGGGTCTAATGTGTTAGCCTTTGAGCTGGTTTTTAAACTTCGTGCATATCCTTTCTCCTCTGCCTGCccgttttcttttctcttctcatcTACCTCTGCTTTTCTTCGGAGCAGAGGTTTTCTTCTGGAAATTTCAGAGTCTCAACAGTTCACAAAGTGAAGGGGAAAGCtccatccgtgtgtgtgtgtgtgtgtgtgtgtgtgtgtgtgtgtgtgtgtgtgtgttgggatctAGATTGTCCAGGCAGAAGATGGCTCCGTTCTTTCTCTGTGACAGctcagtttacacacacacacacacacacacacacagagagagagagagagagagagagagagagagagagagacatacacacacatacatagagacagacagacagacagagtcagacagatagacacacagagagagagacagacagacagacacacacacacacacacacacacgcacgcacacacacacaaatacagacacatacacacaaggtcCTTGAGAAATAAGCCAGATTCAGGCTTCTAGGGAGACTAGGAGAGGGGTCTCCTGCCTAGGGTCTGTCCTCACACTGCCTTGACTGCTCTTCCTCTGGAGTGCTCTTCCTCTGGAGCGTTGAGGGAGCTGCCTCTCAGGGGATTCTTCTGAGAGACTCACCTCAAATTTTCTGAAGGGAGGTagtgagagaagagagacagaataCAGGCTACTACTGATGTCTCAGGAAGGTGGAATCCGGAAACCCGGCTTATTTGTGAAGCAGCCTGAGGCCTGTCCTCTGACGTCAGCCTCCATGTCTTTGCTGACTTTTGGAGGCACCTGGGGCCTCcgcttgctccttgtggcttgctcagcctgctttcttatggaacccaagacCGCCAGCTGGGGCGGCCCCACCCACACCTACTCCTATTTAAGAAAAGATCCTTTAGGTCTGTGTACAGTCCTATTTTATacaagcattttctcaactgaggctccctcctctctggtaACGATAGCCTGTGCCACGTCTACATAAAATCCTCCAACTATTCTACCCCTAAACCATCAACTGTGTCATTTAAGCACGCAGTCCTCGGTACAAGCCACAGCCCTCCCTGTTCTCTGAACTCAACCGTCCCATTTGCACAGACTGGCATCTCCTGGGAGGACATTGCTTCCTCTTGTGATGTTTTGTTGTTGGCCTGCTCTGTTGTGTACGTGTAGGCACGCATgcatgcgtgcttgtgtgtgtgcaagtacacTTGGAAGTGtggatatatgtgcatgtgtgtgcgcgtgaaGACCAGAAGACAGCCTTGGCTATCATTCCCAAGTACCATCCAGCTTGGTTTGTGGGACGGAAGCTCTTGTGGGTCTGGAGCTTGCTGATTAGGCTAGGCTGGTTGTCCAGAAGCCCAAGGGTCCACCCATCTCCTCTGCCCGGTGCTGGGATGGTAAGCATGCCATGACACACAGTTTTATTGTGtgggggttctggggatcaaactcaggtggcaTGCTTGCAAGGCCAGCACTtcaccaactgaaccatctccctcaCCTAGGGCCACCAGAATGGCAAGACACCTCATTGCCCCTCCCTATCTGCCCTTTGCACTCAAGGTGACTTCTGTAATCAGACTCCAGCATAAGTGGCAACAATGTCATTGCCACCCCAGTGCCTTCTAGGCCCTCCTTGCTCATTCTTGTAGGCCTTGAACTCTGTCCTCTTGCTGCTCCTTCCCACAATCCTTGGGTCTGTGTAGACTTGTGCACCATCGTCCCCAGCCCCTGGCCCTCCATTCCTTATCTCTTTCTTCTGTCATCTTCCTGCCCCATCCCCCCAATTCAGAAGGTCAGAATGAGTAACACCCCACTTCATGCCCATCCAGGCCGCCACCAGCCTTTCTGATTGGATCCCCTTAACTACCTGCAAGTGTGTCTTGAACCCCATGGGGACTCATGCCCTCTTAGGTCCTGCCACCTCACACTTCTGTCTTTTCCCTTCAACTCAATGATCCAACATCAGAGACACTCTACAGTACATACTCTCAACCCCTGGGCCCCTCTCTGCTTCTGTTGAAGTTTCTGGTAACAACTGGAAACATGGCTCCCTAGAAAGACTGCTTGTCTGACTTTCATAATgacctggattcagtccccaagaaggaaaaaaagttaGCACAAGAAAAGATGTTTAGGGTCACAAGTTATTGTGTTAGGAAAGGCAAACAAATGGCCCTGACACGGGGAGATTATGTTCCTACTTGGTGGAGCAGGGGTAGCACTTCGTGGGAATGCTGGGAAAGGTGGCTGGGCTTACAGCAGAGGAGAGCCTATGTCAGGATCTACACCTCTCATGGCCTCTTCTGAGACAGTGATCTCTTCAGTCATGACACTCTGGGTAGAGGACAGATGCCCCTAGAGGTTGCTATAGCAGAGGTTCAGCCCTCTCCACACCTCCACTCCCCACCCTCTATTCGAAGTCCCAGCTCCCAGCCTGCATATTTGAGCATGGTGTCTCCTCATCCACTCTATCACATCGACAACCCAAATAGACAGTGGTGACCACGTCCAGGTACACAGTGGCTCAGTGGCTGGGACAGGCCTCTGTTCCCTGCACGTGGTCCTTGGGCATTGATGCGGCATAACTGGGAGCCCGGGCTGAGGAACAAGACTTGagacatgtatatgcatgtgtatattacATATAATCTGGTCACACCTCTTTGCCATGCAGCGAGGAGCTCTTTAGAGATGTCTAATGAATTATTTAAGGACGAAATGTCAGGATATCGGCTgtgatttattttaaatacttctgcatttttcaaaaaaaaaatccaagaagttaaaaatacagaagtgagagGAGCACCTGGTCCCTGAGCTCAGGAGACAAAACCCAAGCATCCTGCTCCTCGATGCTAATTAGACAGATGACCTGCCCCAGTGCATATCACAGAAAAGTGCCCCATACCTCCCCCGCTCCCTCacagcatatctctctctctctctctctctctctgtctctctctctctctgtctctctctctctctgtctctctgtctctctctctgtctctctctctctgtctctctctctgtctgtctctctctctctctctctctctctctctctctcacttgtaGTCCTAGCAGACTCAGAACTCTCTAGGTAGATCAGGCTAACTCCCCAAATTCACAGAtggctgtctgcctctgcttccccagtgctaggattaaaaggcTGTGTCACCACCGGACATGAGTGGTCCAGCTCCACTTCAGCCTCCTGGGTAGCCCTGAGGAACAGCACAGCTGAGGAGCTCCTGGGCTCCTACACAGGGACTGTTTCCCCTCCAAAGCCTAGTGATGCAGCCGTGTCTCATGCTGCCCTGAACTTTCACTGCTCGGCAGACCTCTGACATGGTAAACATCTCCCACAGGATTTCCTAGGGGGTTTTTGATCTCTTCTTTTTGGCAAATTATGCAtgaatattaataagggaaagaTATGTTTGATTctctcacctcctcctccccttcctcttcttcctcctcttcctcctcctcctcctcctcctcttcctcctcctccccctcttcttcttctgctgctgcttcttctgcttcttctcaaGGAAGGCCAAGGGAGCTAGAGATCCAGCCAAGGTTCCTGAATAAGGCTTTCCCACTGAACTAACTCCATCACTTCCATCCCAGGCCCCTCACCCCAGCTCTATCTTTGCTCTTTACTTCTGGGTTTCTTTCTGCCACCCATGCCCAGTCCTTGCCTGCATGTGATCCTGGATGTAGCTGGATCTCAACCTCCTATgtaccttctccttccttctcctctcccccttcctttccagCCCGGGGCCTGTCAGGTATTACCAAGTGTGCTACGGAATTTGTGACAGTGTTCACACATCTGTCCTTCTGtcagcctgtctgtctttctaggGCAGATGGACAAAACTAGAGCCCATGAAAGGGCAGCGGAATTTGAGTGGACCACAACTCCCTTCCACAAACTTGCTCGGGGGCTGAGAGAGGAAGCTAGGCAAAGAGGTGACAGAAAACCTAGGCATTTCCTGAGGCTGCTGAGAGTGAGAGCTGAGACATCTCAGGGCCCAACGGTGCTCCATGCAGCTGGAGGGAAAGGCCTCCTAACCTTGCCTCACCTTTACCTGTTTCTTCAGAGAACATTCCCAGCCAGGCCacccactttctccaacaaggccttgAGCCTGTCTCAATTCCTCCACCTTAGACAAGCTCAGAAGCCCTGAAGAGCCAGGCCCAACTCCCGGGATGGTATCGCTTCCTTAGCCCCTCACTCAAGGAGAGGGGCTGCCTAGTGGGAGAACCCCTCTCCTGTTGTTTCTTCTGGCCTGTGTGGGCACTGAAGAACAGATGAAAAACAGGCTGAAGAGAAAGACAGGCAGGACAAaggaggacagagcaggagagagTGCGATATGGCAAAGTCCCAGCAGGTTATTCCACTGTGATCCGCAGCCCTGAGGCCTGAGGAGACAGCTGAGCCTAAGAATGAGAGTGAGTTGCTGTGGTCAGGGCTCTAGGCTCCGGGAACATAATGTATGCCTGTTAGGATGGAGAGAAAAGGCAGGTATGGTGGCCccggcctttaaccccagcattcaggaagcagaagcaggtaggtccctgtgagttctaggccagcctggtctgtatattgagttccagcacagccagagttacacagtgataccctgactcagaaagaaaaaagataccTGCTATGTCTGCAGACACCGAGGAGTACGAACAGGCAACAATGCATCGGTTGCCCCTctcattgctgtaacaaaatacctgacaaaagtaACTTTTAAAGGAAGAGGGtttgttttgattcacatttgAACGGTCTGTTCCACCATGGTGGGGGCAGCATGACCCCAAGGGTGTGGGGCAGCTGTCACCATCATCGTGGATGGCTGTCAATCACACTGTGATtggtatgggggagggggcggggttcCAGTTCTCCTTTACTGCAGGCCAGGGCTCCAGGTCTTTGGGCggtgccacccacattcacaGTGGGTCTTCCCCTCCTCTGTTAAGTTTTTCTGTAAatgttctgcatgtgtgtgctgagttctagatgattctaaatccagtaAAGCTGACAGTGAAGCTAGGTTATCACAAATGTGTCTAAGAATCACCTCAGGAGGCCACGAAGGGTGAGACCCAAGTAAGACCAAGAAGGACATGCTCTGTTGTGAGATGGAGTAGCATCTGTGATACCCATGTCTGTGGTCCATGATGAcattcctgcctctgtgtgtgtgtgtgtgtgtgtgtgtgtgtgtgtgtgtgtgtgtgtgtgaaagagagagagagagagaggagtatacacacacccatgtgcatgtgcattttcCAGCTGTCTCTAGGCAACCAGGACTCCTCATCCAAATTAACTCTTGGGAAGACAGGCCCAGAGCAACAGGACCAAGTTACCATGGACTGAAATCTCTGAACCAAAATCCAAAATAAACCTCTCCTCTTTTAAGTTACATAGCTGAGATAATTTGTCGTAGCGATAGAAAGCTAACATAggtttacaaaaagaaaaggcaagcaaGCCATTGCAACATGCACGTCACAGCAGGACACggcaggctgaggcaagaggatgacAAACTTGAAGCCAACCTGAGTTGCATGGTGAGCCATCTCCAAATACCAAGACAGACAAAGAGGAAAGCAGAAATGCTTTTAGTGTAGCTTAAACCATGGGAAACATGGATGTCGGAAGAGGTGGTGGCCATACCCCTGGGCAGCACAGAAGGGGATGTGTGCTGTCCTGGCCAAGGCTCCTGTCACAGGTTATTTCAGGAGGAGTAGCTTCTGTGTGTTGAGTCTTCATTAGCTCCTTACTATTTTAAGCTCATGTGTGTTTTGATCTCAAACCCAAGCTTAACCTAACCTACTCTGGGTCCCACCTGTGACTTGTCCCTCACCATACCAACCCAGCAACCATGCTATACGCAAGTCTCACAAAAGCCTGGGCACCATTGTCTGGAGAAAGGGGAGTGAGTGCGGCTGTGAAAAATATCTATAAAGgcagctgtggtggtgcatgcctttaatctcagcaccagggCAATCGTGGTGgtatgtgcctttaatctcagaactggagggcagagggaggcagacctctgtgagtttaaggcccgcctggtctacatatcaattTCCAGAATAGCCATAACGTAGGTagcaaaactctgtctcaagaagcaaaataaaaacaaaagaaagcagtaAGATGATCTCTCTGACAGTAAAATATCCGTGTATGTACACATGGGTGAAGAGAACCTGGCAGCGCTGTGCACTTTGGACTTCCTCTGAGCTCATAACTATTGAAAGGTCAAAGGAGAGGGCTGCCAAGATGGCTGAGTAAGAAGCGGTGCTCACCACCAAACTGACAACCTAAATTTAACCCCCAGGACCCACCTGGTGGAAAAAGAGAACTGAGTCCCaccaattgtcctctgacctccacttgcatGTTGtggcatgtgtgcgtgtgtgtgtgtatgtgtgcatcaaTACACAAATGttacagttttttatttttttatttttttaaagatttattcatttattttatataagtacactgtagctgtcttcggacacaccagaagagggcatcagatctctttacagatggttgtgagccaccatgtggttgctgggaattgaactcaggacctctggaagagtagtcgggtgctcttaaccgctgagccatctcgccagccctacagtttttttttttaaatggagtttATAGGTGGAATTGGAGGCATCGGGGTTGTTTCTTTTGGACTGTTAGAAAAATGGCTGCTATGAACCATTAGTTAGGGATTTTCATATGAacactaatttttattttctgggagACACTTGAACAACGTCAAGGAACTTTTGGGTTCATCACTGTTAAAACATAACTCTGGTGCTCTGGATCAGACGGCAGAGCTTTTTGACTCCTCTAATAGCCCGTGGTTGAGTGCATCAGCGAGTACTTGTTGGGGTAGGAGAAGCCAGGAGTTCCGGAAGCAGAAACAGGCGGATCCTCCAGAAATCcagtcagcttggtctacatatgaatttccaggtcagccagggctacacagagagacctatCTTTAAAATGCTTATTGGAGGTAATGACCTTGGTGTTAGGTAGACATAGTCGTTGGATGATCTGGATCCAGATCTTCTTCGCggaattttctcatttctttcctgGGACACCTGTTTGGGCAGCTGGGAAGGAGCCTGGCAGTAGCAATGTCGTTCGTGCCCACTGGGAGGCGGCAGAGGACGAAGAATGGTTCCCAGTTCTGCGCTGGAGATGACACCAAGCAGGGATCTCTGGACCCTGCAATTAAAGAAAACCTTGGGGAGATTGTTCCGTCCGCTCACAGTCTTCGAGGTTGTAGAAGAGCCCCTGCCCATCCTTTCAGCAAGCATCTTGCTCGTCAGAACTTCAGGAATGAGGTTCTCCGGGAAGCCTGAATCTCCTGAGTTGCACAGATGCCAAACACCTGGCACCTGGCGGGAAACCTTAAGCCTGTTTCTGCGCCCCCTGCCGCCTTGGCACAGCTCTGCATCTGGTACAAGGTCCTGGTGCCATGTTCCTCGTGGCCACTAGGGGACGGTGTGGGACCACCTGCTAGGAGCATCCAGTCCTCTGAAAGTGGCAAAGCTGGAGCAGCACAACAGCCTGgatgtcatctctctctctctctctctctctctctctctctctctctctctctctctctctctctctctctctctctctctctctctgttgcaagcatacgtacacacagacacacacacagctgtctcCACAGCTTTTGAGACTCTCCCTGGTGTCCAGCTCcagattatttttcaaaatgtatcGTGTGAAGTAGTGCAGGACATCTCCTGGCCTAGATGTTCAATATTCTACACACTGAACCAGGACAATTTGAAACTCATAAGCCTGAAAACCCAAGATAACTTAGTTAAATCCCCTCCATCTTTGTGGATCACTTTTAAGGAATATAAATTAGATTCCATCATTCCTTCTACCTGAGTCAGGCCAAGACCTCCCAGCAGAGCGTGCAAAACACCACACCATCCTCTGGCCCCACCTGACCTTCAATTGACCTCTCCTCTCCACCTGACCCAACTCTCTCCTCAGGCTCCCCGTCATACACTCACTCCCACGCGTGACCCTGCGTTTGAGGTCCTCTCTGGCCACCTACAGTGATGTTTCCCCAGAAGTCTGCACGGCCTGTCCCTTATTTCACAGCGGGCTGGCCCTCCTCCCCTACATTCTCCCAGTCAAGCTTTCTCTCTTTCACAGCGAGAACTTACCCTGGCTGATAGCACATGCAGCTTATTGTTCTTGTGTTGTCTTGAGAAAGTGTGAGCACCCCAAGGCCCAGGACCTTATCTTTTCATTGTGAGCCGCCGTTTGAAAGACAATCACTAAATGTCTGTTGAGCGAATGCATGACCTAACAAATGTGGGCTCATAAGGAGGATTCTGCTGGTATCTGTCCTTTGTCCTTTAATTTAGTATGTATTGTGGTGTGCTTGGCTGGACCCACTGTGTGGGATTTCAGCATTGTGATTTATTATCAGGAGTCAAGAGACCGTCATAGATGGACAGACCCAGGAACAGGTGgaagggaaaggccatccagccCTATACagtcttctccccttctctggtGGCCAGTGGACACCGTGCAAGCCAGTTCACCACGGAGGTGCTTCCCCGAAGGGGTGACCCTTCCACCCATTCATTTTTCTGGGTGTATATCTCCCAGATGTAGGAGGGAGGGAGCTACATTCACAACCACCTTCCCCTGGCTTCCAGAGAGCAAGAGGGTTCCCGAGATCACCCACTGGGATCACCCACCTGGGTGTCCGGAGGAGGAATGACATGTTCTGTGATGACCCACAGAGAGAGGAATAGAGGGGACCTGGGGACACATAAGCCAAGTTACTGGGGAGATGAGGAGGCCGACTTTCACAGGGCAACAGGGTCATGAGGCAGAGGAATGCCAGAAGGCAGCAGCCTCCCAATGGATTCATTGAGACCAGggagctgccccacccccactcctagCCCCGGCTTTGTGCCCCCAGAGTAACAAGTGAGCAGTTACAAGTTACCAGAGCTGAGAGCGCACAAGGGCGGGGAAGGAGGTTGGGTGCAGGAGTTTCACTAGTTACGGAGTGTTTAGACAGGAAGATTAAAGTTGGGAAAAGGCCATCCACTCACCAACacttggggttgggggtaggaggtagaagcaggcggatatctgtgagttggaggctagcctgatctacatagtaagttccagaacacccagggctacacagtaagacaaTGAAAAAGGAGACGGGATtgcagacggacagacagacagagtccaTGTTAAGGGTGGGGGCGGGATGCGGGGGATGGAAGAGCCTTAACCCTGCTTCTTGCAGAGTCTACACCGAACttttgttttctccctccctctctccctcccccctcttttacTCGCTCTgcacctcttcctccttccctccttccctctccctctccctgtcttcctcccagcctctctctctctctctctctctctctctctctctctctctctctctctctctctctctctctctcgcgtcTCCAGGGACTGTCTCTCACATtcactctcctttcctctttgatttATGCTGCAGAGTGGAACGACCTTCCCTGACCTCATTTTCAAGTCGGTGCGAGCACACCCGGAGCCCGCACCGCACATTCCGGAGAAGGAAGAAGCGCGa
Protein-coding sequences here:
- the RGD1565959 gene encoding uncharacterized protein LOC301230 isoform X1, which translates into the protein MTKANSTLESDPAVLSTLVTKILVLLALLPRCMEGVSLGANGADSSFCHRGSEQKSAGDQRSQETVIDGQTQEQVEGKGHPALYSLLPFSGGQWTPCKPVHHGEWNDLP
- the RGD1565959 gene encoding uncharacterized protein LOC301230 precursor, yielding MTKANSTLESDPAVLSTLVTKILVLLALLPRCMEGVSLGANGADSSFCHRGSEQKSAGDQRVERPSLTSFSSRCEHTRSPHRTFRRRKKREPHSHTHTSNRGAHRRLGLLDPAQASSSFQL